A region of Paenibacillus thiaminolyticus DNA encodes the following proteins:
- the nikC gene encoding nickel transporter permease: MSRSGYFPKSVSFWAGAGIVGLAAFVGLFAPYLMPSDPLQIHLDIRLSPPSLDYPLGTDHLGRCILSRLIAGTRVSLFYSVMVLGAVLLISVPIGMVSGYFGGWTDHFIMRIIDILLAFPSLILALAIAGVLGPSLPNLLLAFVLVWWAGYARIIRGLVLQIKERDYISAARASGATHLQIVLRHIIRNAARPMLVLASLEIGAIMLAISGLSFLGLGAQPPTPEWGAMLNDSRSYMQTAPHLMLYPGLAIMGVAMGFNLLGEGLRGTERTDNQ; encoded by the coding sequence ATGTCTCGTTCTGGATATTTTCCAAAAAGTGTATCCTTCTGGGCCGGAGCCGGAATCGTCGGACTAGCGGCATTTGTGGGACTGTTTGCACCTTATCTCATGCCGTCGGATCCGCTCCAGATTCATTTGGATATCCGGTTGAGCCCCCCTTCGCTGGATTACCCGCTCGGAACCGATCATTTGGGGCGCTGCATATTGTCGCGGTTGATTGCCGGAACGCGGGTGTCGCTGTTCTATTCCGTGATGGTGTTGGGGGCCGTCCTGCTCATCAGCGTGCCGATTGGCATGGTCTCGGGATACTTTGGCGGGTGGACCGATCATTTCATAATGCGGATCATCGATATTCTGCTGGCGTTTCCCAGTCTCATTTTAGCCTTGGCCATTGCGGGGGTATTGGGGCCCAGCTTGCCGAACCTGCTCTTGGCCTTCGTCCTCGTATGGTGGGCGGGATATGCCCGAATCATTCGCGGCCTCGTCCTGCAGATCAAGGAGAGAGACTATATTAGCGCTGCCCGCGCCTCAGGCGCGACACATCTGCAAATCGTGCTGCGGCATATTATCCGCAATGCAGCCAGACCGATGCTGGTGCTCGCTTCGCTCGAGATTGGGGCGATTATGCTGGCCATTTCGGGGCTTTCCTTTCTTGGATTGGGGGCGCAGCCTCCGACGCCCGAATGGGGCGCCATGCTGAACGACAGCCGTTCGTATATGCAGACGGCGCCGCATCTCATGCTGTATCCCGGGTTGGCGATCATGGGGGTGGCGATGGGCTTCAACTTGCTTGGCGAGGGACTGCGGGGAACGGAGCGAACGGACAATCAATGA
- the nikB gene encoding nickel ABC transporter permease, with product MIKYVVLRLLQTLPVLFGISLISFGLMHVTPGDSAEIMLRSGGVQPSPEAVAAARSELGLDQLFYVQYGHWLWRVLHLDLGVSVSSGRPVIDELLGRLPATLLLAAVAIVILLLIALPLGIASAVFPDGWIDRIGRAVAMISVTMPGYWLGMLLLYYGAVKLQWFPVTGTDGYSGVLLPACTLGFGLAGTYIRLIRAGMIDALRQSYVSSARARGLAEHIIVGSHALRNALLPVMTLFGIHFGHLLGGAVVVETIFAWPGLGKFAVDAIFAKDYIVIQGYVLFMAVNVVIVNLVVDIGYQMADPRIRLGKPV from the coding sequence ATGATCAAATATGTTGTGCTGCGGCTGCTGCAGACCTTGCCTGTATTGTTCGGCATCTCACTCATTTCCTTCGGTTTGATGCATGTGACCCCTGGCGATTCGGCGGAGATCATGCTTCGATCCGGCGGCGTGCAGCCGTCGCCGGAGGCGGTCGCGGCAGCGCGTTCCGAATTGGGCCTCGATCAGCTGTTCTATGTCCAATACGGACATTGGCTGTGGCGCGTGCTTCACCTCGATTTGGGCGTCTCTGTGAGCAGCGGCAGACCCGTCATCGACGAACTGCTGGGCCGGCTTCCGGCTACGCTTCTGCTAGCCGCGGTAGCGATCGTCATCCTTCTGCTGATCGCGCTGCCGCTTGGCATCGCTTCAGCGGTATTTCCTGACGGCTGGATCGATCGCATCGGCAGGGCAGTGGCGATGATCAGCGTCACCATGCCCGGTTATTGGCTGGGGATGCTCTTACTCTATTACGGGGCGGTCAAGCTGCAATGGTTCCCGGTAACCGGGACAGATGGCTATTCCGGCGTGCTGCTCCCTGCTTGTACGCTTGGCTTCGGGCTGGCCGGCACCTATATCCGGCTGATTCGTGCCGGCATGATTGATGCCCTCCGTCAAAGCTATGTGAGCTCCGCCAGAGCAAGGGGGCTGGCCGAGCATATTATCGTCGGGTCGCATGCCTTGCGTAATGCACTATTGCCGGTCATGACCCTGTTCGGCATTCATTTCGGCCATTTGCTTGGCGGAGCGGTCGTCGTGGAAACGATCTTCGCTTGGCCGGGGCTCGGCAAGTTTGCCGTCGATGCCATTTTTGCGAAGGACTACATTGTGATTCAAGGCTATGTTCTGTTCATGGCCGTGAACGTTGTCATCGTCAACCTCGTGGTCGACATCGGCTATCAGATGGCAGATCCGAGAATTCGTCTCGGCAAGCCAGTGTGA
- a CDS encoding GNAT family N-acetyltransferase, with amino-acid sequence MRIRTASADDAAAIAQVHVDSWLTTYSGLVPEKFLQSLRVERRKLMWDSILAQLPPDQTLIVAETEEQGIVGFLHAGKSREPEMGCDYELYAVYLLAEVQGRGWGRMLFERMVADLREKGHTSLYLWVLEGNPAIAFYERMGGWARNTKEIQIGDAKHTEIAMVWDQVDQTGAESVNESSAAECASAFPDKRALASFIAGLNRDLKHHVGYCGQEPDEIEHALEHEFSALDEAFAVQVERGELVGALGLDIDAGGRSAEIWGPFLSCPEEQWQQRAMQLWHRMRNELAYRVDTFYGFYNEMNGNAQQWMMQLGAELKSTEVVLEGERSLHIRHAHPSVRELSSLRSGEFLRLHESVFPGTYCSGPDILERINENYCVFMFEDEEGLQGYIYVEQEPEFGEGRIEFIAVAPSARGRGIGSALLQRGLGYLFEDPRIEKITLCVRADNEQALRLYRNAGFRELHRLHFYTIAANLGQANEG; translated from the coding sequence ATGAGGATAAGAACTGCTTCCGCAGACGATGCGGCAGCCATCGCCCAGGTTCATGTGGACAGCTGGCTGACTACATACTCGGGCTTGGTGCCGGAAAAATTTCTACAATCCCTGCGCGTAGAGCGCCGCAAGCTAATGTGGGACAGCATATTGGCCCAGCTGCCCCCCGATCAGACGCTCATTGTCGCCGAGACGGAGGAGCAGGGGATTGTCGGCTTCCTCCATGCCGGCAAGAGCCGGGAGCCGGAGATGGGGTGTGACTATGAACTCTACGCCGTCTATTTATTGGCGGAAGTCCAGGGAAGAGGCTGGGGCAGGATGCTGTTCGAGCGGATGGTTGCCGATTTGAGAGAGAAGGGACATACCTCGCTGTATTTATGGGTGCTGGAAGGGAATCCGGCCATTGCCTTTTACGAGAGGATGGGAGGCTGGGCCCGGAATACGAAGGAGATTCAGATTGGAGACGCCAAGCATACCGAGATTGCAATGGTATGGGATCAGGTAGACCAGACCGGCGCTGAATCCGTTAACGAATCTTCCGCGGCTGAGTGTGCCAGCGCGTTCCCGGACAAGCGTGCGCTCGCTTCGTTCATCGCCGGCTTGAATCGGGACTTGAAGCATCATGTCGGCTATTGCGGTCAGGAGCCGGACGAGATCGAGCATGCGCTTGAGCATGAATTCTCTGCTCTGGATGAAGCCTTCGCCGTACAAGTGGAACGAGGCGAGCTGGTTGGAGCGCTTGGACTGGATATCGATGCGGGCGGGCGGTCAGCGGAGATATGGGGGCCGTTCCTAAGCTGTCCGGAGGAACAATGGCAGCAGCGCGCCATGCAGCTGTGGCACCGAATGAGGAACGAGCTGGCGTATCGGGTGGATACGTTTTACGGCTTTTATAACGAGATGAACGGGAATGCCCAGCAATGGATGATGCAGCTTGGGGCCGAGTTGAAGAGCACGGAGGTGGTGCTTGAGGGAGAGCGGTCGCTCCATATCAGGCATGCGCACCCATCCGTGCGGGAATTATCATCGCTTCGCTCCGGAGAATTTCTTCGCTTGCATGAGAGTGTATTTCCCGGAACGTACTGCAGCGGCCCGGACATTTTGGAACGAATCAACGAGAATTATTGCGTATTTATGTTTGAAGACGAAGAGGGCTTGCAAGGGTATATTTACGTGGAGCAGGAGCCGGAGTTCGGCGAAGGCCGGATTGAGTTCATTGCCGTCGCTCCTTCGGCTCGGGGAAGAGGAATCGGGTCGGCGCTGCTCCAGCGGGGGTTGGGTTATCTGTTCGAAGACCCCCGGATCGAAAAGATAACGCTGTGCGTTCGAGCGGATAACGAGCAGGCGCTGCGCTTGTATCGCAATGCGGGCTTCCGTGAGCTGCACCGGCTCCATTTTTATACGATTGCGGCTAATCTTGGACAAGCGAATGAGGGATGA
- a CDS encoding class I SAM-dependent methyltransferase — protein sequence METIQGNQASWNANAYQAWLNRFGQPEEAAARIKKDPAKRIGELYKYAGDVRRKRVINLLGSNGSKAVALALLGAEVTIVDFSAANECYAKELAGEAGVRIQYIVADVLQLPACELTQSYDIVLMEKGILHYFQELGPLFDVVSRLLIQGGRLILQDFHPVSTKLISSRGTTANIRKHKVTGDYFDTSLIEKEVAYTKYLDRCAVPNAARKVRLRNWTMGEIVTSIAAEGLYVKSLEELPNLSCDGFDKGIPKSYIIVADKL from the coding sequence ATGGAGACGATACAAGGGAATCAAGCATCATGGAATGCCAATGCATATCAAGCGTGGCTGAATCGCTTCGGCCAGCCGGAAGAAGCAGCGGCCCGGATCAAAAAAGACCCGGCGAAGCGGATCGGAGAATTATATAAATATGCAGGGGATGTACGACGGAAGAGGGTTATCAATCTTCTCGGTTCAAATGGCAGCAAGGCCGTGGCCCTTGCTTTGCTGGGGGCGGAGGTCACGATCGTGGATTTCTCGGCCGCTAACGAGTGCTATGCGAAGGAGCTGGCAGGGGAAGCGGGCGTTCGCATTCAATATATCGTGGCTGATGTGCTGCAGCTGCCCGCATGCGAGTTAACGCAATCATATGACATCGTGCTGATGGAGAAGGGGATTCTCCATTATTTTCAGGAGCTGGGCCCTCTGTTCGACGTGGTCTCCCGCCTGTTGATCCAGGGAGGCAGGTTGATTTTGCAGGATTTTCATCCCGTATCGACGAAGCTGATTTCTTCCCGAGGAACGACGGCGAATATTCGAAAGCATAAAGTGACGGGAGACTACTTCGATACGTCGCTCATTGAAAAAGAAGTTGCCTATACCAAATATCTGGATAGGTGTGCTGTCCCGAATGCAGCCCGCAAGGTGCGGCTGCGGAACTGGACAATGGGCGAAATCGTGACCTCGATCGCGGCGGAAGGGCTTTATGTGAAATCATTGGAGGAATTGCCGAACCTTTCGTGCGACGGTTTTGATAAGGGTATACCGAAATCTTATATCATCGTGGCGGATAAGCTCTAA
- a CDS encoding helix-turn-helix domain-containing protein, translated as MEKDLISDRIGKRLRHYRQQLNLTLDDLAELTGVSKPMLGQIERGSSNPTVATLWKIASGLQVPLTAFIFENPSLKVVRAEEQPQFREDNKRFEAYNTYAAPGVSLETFRARLLPGCSYQSEPHGLGVIESITVFEGTLTIEIGPETSTLSKGDAISFSAETGHIYKNNTDEICEIAVSILYSNVSSPKSSI; from the coding sequence ATGGAAAAAGATTTAATCTCAGACCGGATCGGCAAGCGTCTTCGTCACTATCGGCAGCAGCTGAACCTGACGCTGGATGATCTGGCGGAGCTTACGGGCGTAAGCAAGCCGATGCTTGGCCAGATTGAGCGCGGCAGCTCGAACCCTACGGTCGCTACGCTGTGGAAGATAGCTTCCGGCTTGCAGGTGCCGCTCACGGCGTTCATATTCGAGAATCCGTCCCTGAAGGTGGTGCGGGCGGAGGAGCAGCCCCAGTTCCGAGAAGACAACAAGCGCTTCGAGGCGTACAACACATATGCGGCGCCTGGCGTCTCGCTGGAGACGTTCCGGGCCCGGCTGCTTCCGGGCTGCTCCTATCAATCGGAGCCGCACGGTCTGGGGGTGATCGAGTCGATCACCGTATTTGAGGGAACGCTGACGATCGAGATCGGGCCGGAGACGAGCACGTTAAGCAAGGGCGATGCCATCTCCTTCTCGGCGGAGACCGGACATATTTACAAAAACAACACCGATGAAATCTGCGAGATCGCCGTATCAATTCTATATTCTAACGTCTCTAGCCCCAAGTCTTCCATTTAG
- a CDS encoding AzlC family ABC transporter permease — MSGYVSSTIPKTIPLRKGFTKAVFDVFPLAVSVFTYGLAFGALANNANHFTWLETIVMSLFVVSGAGQFTILSLLQQDAALWTIALSTFLINARYIIYTLSVGRELESCRRGQPLWLCHIITDESYSVSMMEAQRGKLSVAYVAGAGCTVFLSWVLSSAVGYQIGGFIQDPARFGLDFAFTAAFLGLLVVMLKRRSHAAAAGLAIAASVLAYPWFGTSGAVFAGAAAAFAVGVYAR, encoded by the coding sequence ATGTCGGGCTATGTATCATCCACAATACCAAAGACTATACCACTGCGAAAAGGGTTTACGAAAGCCGTTTTCGATGTATTTCCGCTTGCGGTGAGCGTGTTCACGTATGGTCTTGCGTTCGGCGCGCTGGCCAACAACGCTAATCATTTCACATGGTTGGAGACGATTGTGATGTCCTTATTTGTCGTGTCTGGCGCGGGCCAATTCACGATCCTGTCCTTACTCCAGCAGGATGCGGCCCTGTGGACGATCGCCCTTAGCACGTTTCTAATCAATGCCCGTTATATCATCTATACCTTGTCTGTGGGCCGCGAGCTTGAATCATGCCGCCGGGGACAGCCGCTCTGGCTGTGCCACATCATTACGGACGAGAGCTACAGCGTGTCCATGATGGAGGCGCAGCGCGGCAAGCTCAGTGTCGCCTACGTTGCAGGCGCTGGCTGCACCGTATTCCTGTCATGGGTTCTGAGCTCGGCTGTCGGGTACCAGATCGGTGGATTCATCCAGGACCCTGCCCGGTTCGGCCTGGACTTCGCCTTCACGGCGGCCTTCCTCGGCCTGCTTGTCGTCATGCTTAAGCGACGCAGCCACGCCGCCGCAGCCGGACTCGCGATTGCCGCCTCCGTGCTTGCTTATCCTTGGTTCGGCACGTCCGGAGCGGTGTTCGCCGGAGCGGCGGCCGCATTTGCCGTAGGAGTGTATGCCAGATGA
- a CDS encoding AzlD domain-containing protein, producing MISLPILIVICVAAAATYLTRYPSMALARYIKMSPSIERGFRYVPIGVFAALVAPAIFYHPTVDGRIEWMYYVAVVVTSLTAWLSKSPLWAMVAGVLVIALLRLI from the coding sequence ATGATCTCGCTGCCAATCCTTATCGTCATCTGCGTTGCCGCCGCAGCGACCTACCTGACCCGGTATCCGAGCATGGCGCTCGCCCGGTACATCAAGATGTCGCCCAGCATCGAACGCGGCTTCCGCTATGTGCCGATCGGCGTATTCGCCGCGCTCGTCGCTCCAGCCATCTTCTACCACCCGACCGTCGACGGCCGGATCGAATGGATGTATTATGTAGCGGTCGTCGTGACCAGCCTGACCGCTTGGCTTAGCAAAAGCCCGCTCTGGGCGATGGTCGCCGGCGTGCTCGTCATTGCGCTGCTGCGGCTGATCTAG
- a CDS encoding Type 1 glutamine amidotransferase-like domain-containing protein, producing the protein MKDRHLFLFGGGPPFGEELGRKFAAIASARKGKTAILFIERDGWREYMPTCTEVLERNGLTEFMYLALTPQPSRTAIEQLLGCHGIVICGGDTERYRSHIVDTVLGSVIQDMYGKGVPVAGFSAGALISPADCVIPAIDNASNTNLFLQGLGLLRDAVVSVHYTQWSEEENLKAAVLRTGVSIGYGLDDGTGVYFMNEELVQTEGEGLYRFARQEL; encoded by the coding sequence ATGAAGGATCGTCATCTGTTTCTATTTGGCGGGGGACCGCCGTTCGGGGAAGAGCTGGGAAGGAAGTTCGCGGCAATCGCTTCAGCCAGGAAGGGGAAGACAGCGATATTATTCATCGAGAGAGACGGATGGCGAGAGTATATGCCGACCTGCACAGAGGTGCTGGAACGGAACGGATTGACCGAATTTATGTATTTGGCGCTAACTCCCCAGCCTTCGCGGACGGCGATTGAGCAGCTGCTCGGCTGCCACGGAATCGTCATCTGCGGCGGGGATACGGAGCGGTATCGGAGTCATATTGTCGATACGGTGCTGGGGAGCGTTATCCAGGACATGTATGGCAAGGGCGTTCCGGTGGCAGGCTTCTCCGCCGGCGCCTTGATCAGCCCGGCCGACTGCGTCATTCCGGCAATCGATAATGCCAGCAATACGAATCTGTTCCTTCAAGGATTGGGTTTGCTCCGCGATGCCGTAGTTAGCGTCCATTACACGCAATGGAGTGAGGAGGAGAACCTGAAGGCGGCAGTTCTGCGGACCGGGGTATCCATTGGGTATGGGCTGGATGACGGTACGGGGGTGTATTTCATGAACGAAGAGCTTGTGCAAACGGAAGGCGAGGGGCTGTACCGCTTCGCCCGACAGGAGCTGTAA
- a CDS encoding GNAT family N-acetyltransferase, translated as MADREAVCRIDQSVIGNDSRRDYIAQAIYNGTCIVARSGREVAGFAVYENSFFGHCFIALVIVAPRFRRRGAARSMIQYIERCSPTPKLFTSTNESNIAMQRVCESLGFVRSGMIDNLDEGDPEIIYYKRAC; from the coding sequence ATGGCGGATCGGGAGGCGGTGTGCCGGATCGATCAGAGCGTAATCGGTAATGACAGCCGGCGGGATTATATTGCGCAGGCCATCTATAACGGCACCTGCATCGTGGCCCGAAGCGGCCGGGAGGTTGCGGGCTTCGCCGTGTACGAGAACTCCTTCTTCGGCCATTGCTTCATCGCGCTCGTCATCGTCGCTCCCCGATTCCGGAGGCGGGGGGCTGCCCGGAGCATGATTCAATATATCGAGCGCTGCAGTCCGACGCCGAAGTTGTTCACCTCGACGAACGAATCCAATATCGCGATGCAGCGTGTCTGCGAATCGCTCGGTTTCGTGAGAAGCGGCATGATTGACAATCTGGATGAAGGGGACCCGGAGATTATCTATTATAAGCGGGCCTGCTAA
- a CDS encoding GNAT family N-acetyltransferase, with the protein MISIRKMELEEYNKIKEIDRSEQINLIYVNQGDSIVEQPAGHECPTWNQAELKELEERFQYELKHGGLAIGAFDGEKLAGFGVLAHRLRGPDNDRIQVDLMYVSRAYRRQGMGTRIIQLLSEEARRRGAKYLYISSTETESAVQFYQSCGSKLTRDKDPELFQKEPLDIHMIIAL; encoded by the coding sequence ATGATTAGCATCAGAAAGATGGAACTTGAGGAATACAACAAAATTAAAGAGATCGACCGTTCGGAACAAATTAACTTGATATATGTCAATCAGGGAGATTCGATCGTGGAACAACCGGCGGGCCATGAATGCCCGACATGGAATCAGGCTGAATTGAAGGAACTGGAGGAGAGATTCCAGTATGAGCTGAAGCATGGCGGTCTGGCGATTGGCGCTTTTGACGGGGAAAAGCTTGCCGGATTCGGTGTATTGGCTCATCGATTAAGAGGTCCCGACAACGATCGAATACAGGTCGATCTGATGTATGTCTCCAGGGCGTACCGCCGGCAAGGCATGGGGACGCGGATTATTCAGCTGCTCTCAGAGGAGGCGAGGCGCCGCGGAGCGAAATATTTATATATTTCCTCGACGGAGACCGAATCTGCCGTTCAGTTCTATCAATCCTGCGGCAGCAAGCTGACCCGGGACAAAGATCCCGAGCTGTTCCAGAAAGAGCCTCTTGATATTCATATGATTATTGCGCTCTAA
- the erm gene encoding 23S ribosomal RNA methyltransferase Erm, which translates to MTRNRQDKRHAGRRGTGPDANYCGKHLLLNERIVREMMDKAKIRPADTVVDLGAGTGAFTFVLAEKAGNVIAIENDPEFANMLRRKSKEHDNITIVERDIRKAYLPKQPFCVVSNIPFSITTPILNMLMDAPAASFQRAALILDYGAAKGLTARLIRHPRLLIWRTGFDIELVKLIPRHHFAPPPSVDTAMVLIRRKARPLVAPKDSHTFAALAEYALKRPDLPLHAALQGIFTPPQMKHLVRCLGISRDIPACALNERQWGIVFQTMLERVEPYRWPRRQRKK; encoded by the coding sequence ATGACTAGAAATAGACAAGATAAGCGGCATGCCGGCAGACGGGGTACGGGACCCGATGCCAATTATTGCGGGAAGCACCTGCTTCTGAACGAGCGGATCGTTCGTGAAATGATGGATAAGGCCAAGATTCGTCCGGCGGACACCGTGGTCGATCTCGGAGCCGGAACCGGTGCGTTCACCTTCGTCCTGGCCGAGAAGGCCGGCAATGTGATCGCGATTGAGAACGATCCGGAATTTGCGAATATGCTGCGGCGCAAGTCGAAGGAGCATGACAATATTACGATCGTGGAAAGGGATATCCGGAAGGCTTATCTGCCGAAGCAGCCCTTTTGCGTTGTGTCCAATATTCCGTTCTCCATTACGACGCCGATTCTCAACATGCTGATGGATGCGCCTGCGGCCTCCTTCCAGCGAGCGGCGCTCATTCTGGATTACGGCGCGGCCAAGGGCTTGACCGCCCGGCTCATACGGCATCCTCGCCTGCTGATATGGCGAACGGGGTTCGATATCGAACTCGTTAAGTTGATCCCGAGGCATCATTTCGCTCCTCCGCCAAGCGTGGATACCGCGATGGTCCTAATTCGGCGAAAAGCGCGGCCTCTCGTCGCGCCCAAGGACAGCCATACGTTCGCGGCATTGGCCGAGTACGCGCTGAAGCGGCCCGATCTTCCGCTGCATGCGGCCTTGCAAGGCATATTTACGCCGCCGCAGATGAAGCATCTGGTCAGATGCCTCGGCATAAGCCGCGATATCCCGGCCTGCGCGTTGAATGAGCGCCAATGGGGCATCGTGTTCCAGACGATGCTGGAACGAGTCGAGCCGTACCGCTGGCCCCGGCGGCAGAGGAAGAAGTAG
- a CDS encoding LacI family DNA-binding transcriptional regulator, with protein MKKKVTMQHIADALQISKNSVSQALSGKGGVSEETRKLVSETALQMGYIYPQARMNKMNTRSGSIALIASDFAFAQKNFFGEIYLEIEQEVSKKGMNLRIQSINQEAIDRLLLPPFLEERQMEGILILSHLSTDYINAVIQTGIPAVLIDHHHPRVQADCILTNNRFGAYDAVQHLVELGHRDIGFAGNIRFSPSYYERLEGYLMGLEDHHLALNPDIILNDAQEDMDALLHQLSLLKRQPTAWFCVNDALGLLLNSGLQKLGLSVPEDVSVCSFDNGQLSRISTPPTTSIEVNLSLFALKAVEQLTWRMENRDQPFVEILLPTTLIPRESTGVCNWVGQLV; from the coding sequence ATCAAAAAAAAGGTAACGATGCAGCATATTGCTGATGCATTACAAATATCGAAAAACTCGGTGTCCCAAGCGCTATCCGGAAAAGGCGGCGTGAGCGAAGAAACTAGAAAATTAGTCTCAGAAACGGCTCTTCAAATGGGCTATATTTATCCGCAAGCCCGCATGAACAAAATGAATACGCGAAGCGGCAGCATTGCGCTGATTGCTTCCGATTTTGCTTTTGCCCAGAAAAACTTTTTCGGTGAGATTTACTTGGAGATTGAGCAAGAGGTGTCGAAGAAAGGGATGAATCTGCGGATTCAATCCATTAATCAAGAAGCGATTGACCGGTTGCTTTTGCCCCCTTTTCTGGAGGAGCGGCAGATGGAGGGAATATTGATTCTATCACATCTCAGTACGGATTATATCAATGCCGTCATACAAACCGGTATTCCTGCCGTCCTTATTGATCATCATCATCCGAGAGTTCAAGCGGATTGCATTCTGACGAATAATCGCTTCGGGGCTTATGATGCCGTTCAACATTTGGTTGAACTGGGTCATCGGGACATCGGGTTCGCCGGAAATATCCGTTTCTCTCCGAGCTATTATGAAAGGCTTGAAGGATATTTGATGGGATTGGAAGATCATCATTTGGCCCTGAATCCGGATATTATCTTGAATGACGCGCAGGAAGATATGGATGCGCTGCTCCATCAATTGTCTCTATTGAAACGGCAGCCGACCGCCTGGTTCTGCGTAAACGATGCCCTCGGGCTTCTGCTCAATTCAGGACTTCAGAAGTTAGGCTTGAGTGTACCGGAGGATGTGTCCGTATGCAGCTTCGATAATGGACAGCTTTCCCGTATAAGCACTCCGCCAACGACAAGCATCGAGGTTAATTTGTCATTATTCGCGCTTAAAGCGGTTGAACAATTAACTTGGCGAATGGAGAATCGGGACCAGCCATTTGTGGAAATTTTATTGCCAACAACCTTGATTCCCAGAGAATCTACCGGAGTATGTAATTGGGTCGGTCAATTGGTATAA
- a CDS encoding ABC transporter substrate-binding protein, with translation MKQRRITILLLVLAMVTMLISACGTSTGEQGVSGSAGAAESGQPGEKVKLKVATWAGASELKEFEELIAQLNEASSEYTIEVQSIPADYYQKLQAMIAGKQAPDFMWLSQEYVAQYAKLGAIKPLDEELAKTDFNRDDYFQGALDVGVNQGQIYALPWISQPYVLYYNQDMYEEAGIELPNENWTWDDFIDTGKKLTKDGQWGGLIYNMPLPMFLWSYGGDVFDKEGNITLNSAEAMQGLEMYQKIAKSGVLPERAQADSMGGADMFKTGKVAMFVGGAGDDFEKTATFNVGMTLAPKGTEQVTFSWIGVTAMSKTTKNPEVAAKALQDMTKAMHNWKVVAPTKSSFDAISTIRPDKDYAVDTIRKASEFARGFNNQPQQAEIDGVIWEKLIQPLEKGEDVGQAVDATIARLHDIIKK, from the coding sequence ATGAAACAGCGGAGAATCACGATTTTATTGCTGGTGTTAGCGATGGTAACGATGCTTATAAGCGCCTGCGGGACTTCCACTGGAGAACAAGGCGTCAGCGGATCGGCAGGAGCTGCGGAATCGGGCCAGCCGGGAGAAAAGGTGAAATTGAAGGTCGCGACTTGGGCCGGTGCCTCCGAGTTGAAAGAGTTTGAAGAGCTCATTGCGCAATTGAATGAAGCTTCGAGTGAATACACTATTGAAGTCCAAAGTATTCCAGCCGACTATTATCAAAAGCTGCAGGCGATGATCGCAGGCAAGCAGGCGCCGGACTTCATGTGGCTGTCTCAAGAGTATGTGGCTCAGTATGCTAAATTAGGGGCGATCAAGCCATTGGATGAAGAGTTAGCCAAGACGGATTTTAATAGAGACGATTATTTTCAAGGCGCATTGGATGTAGGGGTCAATCAGGGCCAAATCTACGCGCTGCCATGGATTTCACAGCCCTACGTGCTCTATTACAATCAGGATATGTACGAGGAAGCGGGAATTGAGCTGCCGAATGAAAACTGGACCTGGGATGATTTTATTGACACGGGTAAAAAGCTGACGAAAGACGGGCAATGGGGAGGACTTATTTACAATATGCCGCTGCCTATGTTCCTGTGGTCTTATGGCGGCGACGTATTTGATAAGGAAGGCAACATCACGTTGAACTCCGCCGAGGCGATGCAAGGCTTGGAGATGTATCAAAAAATCGCGAAGTCGGGCGTGCTGCCGGAGAGAGCGCAAGCGGATTCCATGGGCGGCGCCGATATGTTCAAAACGGGCAAAGTCGCCATGTTCGTAGGCGGTGCGGGAGACGATTTCGAGAAGACTGCAACATTTAATGTCGGGATGACGCTGGCGCCAAAAGGCACGGAACAAGTCACGTTCAGTTGGATAGGGGTTACGGCGATGTCGAAAACGACAAAAAATCCGGAAGTTGCCGCGAAAGCGCTGCAGGACATGACGAAAGCGATGCATAATTGGAAAGTGGTCGCTCCTACCAAGTCGTCCTTTGATGCGATTTCCACGATCCGTCCCGACAAAGACTATGCGGTAGACACGATTCGGAAAGCATCCGAGTTTGCAAGGGGCTTTAACAACCAGCCTCAGCAAGCAGAAATTGACGGGGTCATCTGGGAGAAGCTGATCCAACCTCTCGAGAAAGGCGAAGACGTCGGCCAGGCTGTCGATGCGACGATAGCCAGACTCCATGACATTATTAAAAAGTAA